In Lacrimispora indolis DSM 755, a genomic segment contains:
- a CDS encoding iron-containing alcohol dehydrogenase — MQTVYNLRMPHAVYGGENSIDNITAILKNNYVKRVAMFTDKGIHASGLFDLPEAAVKAGGADYYVLDGIPPEPSYMAVQNIVDQFKASGADMIIACGGGSVLDAAKLASVLVTDEYGVKELLDEPGRAKKCVPTILIPTTAGTGAEVTPNAIVAVPEKELKVGIVNENMIADYVILDARMIKNLPRQIAAATGVDALAHAIECYTSKKANLFSDTFAMEALDLILNNIIPACDDPEAMDAKNKMQIAAFYAGIAITASGTTAVHALSYPLGGKYHIAHGVSNAILLAPVMRFNAPFCQDRFALVYDRCCHDTETICRTTNEKAEWMIGQLERIVRHLDIPASLKEFGVPLEDLDGLVEAGMQVQRLLVNNMRPVTAEDARNLYLEIL, encoded by the coding sequence ATGCAGACTGTATATAATTTAAGAATGCCCCATGCCGTCTACGGCGGCGAAAACTCAATAGACAATATCACTGCAATATTAAAGAATAATTACGTTAAGCGTGTAGCCATGTTTACCGACAAGGGAATACATGCTTCCGGCCTGTTTGATTTGCCGGAAGCTGCAGTAAAGGCCGGGGGAGCAGATTACTATGTGCTGGACGGGATTCCGCCGGAGCCATCCTACATGGCGGTGCAGAATATTGTTGATCAATTTAAAGCAAGCGGCGCAGATATGATTATCGCCTGCGGCGGCGGCAGTGTTTTGGATGCTGCCAAGCTGGCCAGCGTACTTGTAACTGATGAATACGGTGTAAAGGAACTGCTGGATGAGCCGGGGCGCGCGAAAAAGTGTGTTCCGACAATTCTTATTCCCACCACCGCCGGCACCGGTGCGGAGGTAACTCCAAATGCCATTGTTGCGGTTCCGGAAAAAGAGCTGAAAGTTGGCATAGTAAATGAAAATATGATTGCTGATTATGTAATTTTAGATGCCCGCATGATTAAAAATTTACCCAGACAGATTGCTGCAGCTACCGGCGTGGACGCCTTAGCTCACGCCATTGAGTGCTACACCAGCAAAAAGGCTAATCTGTTCTCAGACACCTTTGCAATGGAAGCGCTTGATCTGATTTTGAACAATATTATTCCTGCCTGTGATGATCCTGAGGCTATGGATGCCAAGAACAAGATGCAGATTGCTGCATTCTATGCCGGAATTGCCATCACAGCTTCCGGTACCACAGCTGTACACGCCTTAAGCTACCCTTTGGGCGGAAAGTATCACATTGCTCACGGCGTTTCCAATGCAATCTTGCTGGCACCGGTTATGCGTTTCAATGCACCTTTCTGTCAGGATCGTTTTGCTTTAGTATATGATCGCTGCTGCCATGACACCGAAACGATCTGCCGGACAACGAATGAAAAGGCAGAGTGGATGATTGGGCAGCTTGAGCGAATCGTACGTCATTTAGACATTCCGGCCAGCTTAAAGGAATTCGGCGTTCCGCTTGAGGATTTGGATGGCTTAGTAGAGGCCGGCATGCAAGTGCAGCGCTTGCTGGTAAATAACATGCGCCCTGTAACTGCAGAGGATGCAAGAAATCTGTACTTAGAAATCCTATAA
- a CDS encoding sialidase family protein, with product MSYPTLAGLTLDGRIYRNEEMGTVESMVPPGPFATCHSPAMLELPNGDMLCCWFAGTYEGEADVHIVCARLPKGADRWRPPVSVSGDPKRSEQNPSLFYGPDGAVWCMYTAQLDRVAGKDNMQFTSQIRCQKSFDGGLTWGGYETVFPREGSFCRQPIQILKNGRWIFGNWLCTDSEEGLSGDPSVFQISDDQGKSWRMVEMPNSRGRVHPTVVELDDGHLAAFMRSREADHVYRSESLDWGETWSEPKPTPLPNNNSSISAIRTQSGRVAVAYNPTATPSPVPGKAAWPGLRCPVAVALSEDGGLTFPLIRLMERGEGYMGEENKTNNKQYEYPYLMQSADGRLHLTYAAYTRKCIKYVSFTEKDVIGAKREYVGVYNPTSGEGTK from the coding sequence ATGAGCTATCCTACTCTTGCCGGTCTGACTTTAGACGGTCGTATTTACCGCAACGAAGAAATGGGTACTGTGGAATCCATGGTACCTCCCGGCCCTTTTGCTACCTGTCATTCTCCTGCAATGCTGGAGCTTCCAAACGGTGACATGCTGTGCTGCTGGTTTGCGGGAACCTATGAAGGAGAAGCCGACGTGCATATTGTATGTGCCCGTCTTCCCAAGGGGGCCGATCGATGGAGGCCGCCGGTCTCCGTATCCGGTGATCCCAAGCGCAGCGAGCAGAATCCATCTTTATTCTACGGTCCTGACGGTGCTGTCTGGTGTATGTACACCGCGCAGCTGGACCGCGTTGCGGGCAAAGATAACATGCAGTTCACTTCTCAAATCAGATGCCAAAAGAGCTTTGACGGCGGCCTGACCTGGGGCGGCTATGAGACCGTTTTCCCAAGAGAAGGCAGCTTCTGCCGCCAGCCCATTCAGATTCTGAAAAATGGCCGCTGGATTTTTGGCAACTGGCTGTGCACAGACTCCGAAGAAGGCCTGTCCGGCGACCCCAGTGTATTTCAGATATCTGATGACCAGGGTAAGTCCTGGCGAATGGTAGAAATGCCGAACAGCCGTGGCCGTGTTCATCCTACCGTTGTGGAGCTTGATGACGGGCACCTTGCGGCTTTCATGCGCAGCCGTGAGGCCGACCACGTCTACCGCAGCGAATCTCTGGACTGGGGCGAAACCTGGTCAGAGCCGAAACCTACTCCTTTGCCAAATAATAACTCCTCTATAAGTGCGATCCGTACCCAAAGCGGCCGTGTTGCTGTGGCATATAACCCCACCGCCACGCCATCTCCCGTTCCGGGCAAAGCTGCATGGCCGGGGCTGCGTTGTCCTGTTGCTGTGGCACTGTCCGAAGACGGCGGCCTTACTTTCCCGTTAATCCGCTTGATGGAACGTGGAGAGGGATACATGGGTGAGGAGAACAAAACAAACAACAAGCAATACGAGTACCCTTACCTGATGCAGAGCGCTGATGGCAGACTGCATTTGACATACGCAGCCTACACCCGTAAGTGCATTAAATACGTCAGCTTCACCGAAAAAGACGTGATCGGCGCAAAGCGTGAGTACGTCGGCGTGTACAACCCTACATCCGGCGAGGGCACAAAATAA
- a CDS encoding four-carbon acid sugar kinase family protein, translating to MVKLLIIADDFTGALDTGVQFAARGTATIVVTDLNYDFRTIEKAVEVLVVVAETRHLQPREAYEIVYSIVHRAFQAGIAYIYKKTDSVLRGNIGSELTALMDATGVSAIPFLPAFPKLGRVTRKGIHYIDGVPVAQTVFGQDPFEPILDSAVAEILGQQTNVPVLIHPQNKEYQISNPGIQVFDAETDADLKHIGRKLGLERLRFCAGCAGFAAVLADMLNLNGPASKMPKLEDTLFIACGSVNPVTISQMKAAEEYGFPHVNLNPVQKLEGGWADSEPAAECVGQWLAQAYAKKRFILDVNDPEGYEDTRIYAQEHNLTTEQLRVQISDNLAALIKRMLDHGLNATLLCTGGDTLMALMQALDVSELTPICEMATGVVLTEFIYKEKTYHIISKSGGFGYQDLLIKLAEKISWK from the coding sequence ATGGTAAAGCTTCTGATCATTGCTGATGACTTCACAGGAGCACTTGACACAGGAGTGCAGTTTGCAGCCAGGGGCACAGCAACAATCGTGGTCACAGATTTAAACTATGATTTCCGAACAATTGAAAAAGCGGTAGAAGTTTTAGTGGTGGTGGCAGAAACCCGGCATCTGCAGCCACGGGAGGCCTATGAGATTGTGTACAGCATAGTACATAGAGCATTTCAAGCCGGAATTGCTTACATTTATAAAAAGACAGACTCTGTACTGCGGGGAAATATTGGCAGTGAATTGACGGCACTGATGGACGCAACAGGTGTCAGCGCCATACCGTTTCTCCCAGCCTTTCCCAAACTGGGCAGGGTCACCCGTAAGGGAATTCACTATATCGACGGTGTACCTGTGGCCCAGACCGTTTTTGGCCAGGATCCTTTTGAACCGATTTTGGACTCGGCGGTGGCGGAAATCCTTGGACAGCAAACGAATGTGCCGGTTCTGATACATCCACAAAATAAAGAGTATCAGATTTCAAATCCCGGAATCCAGGTATTTGATGCTGAGACAGATGCAGATTTAAAGCACATCGGCAGAAAACTGGGGCTGGAGAGGCTGCGATTCTGTGCAGGATGTGCCGGGTTTGCGGCGGTGCTGGCAGATATGCTGAATTTGAATGGGCCTGCCTCCAAAATGCCCAAGCTTGAAGATACACTGTTTATAGCTTGCGGCAGTGTTAATCCGGTAACGATCAGCCAAATGAAAGCGGCAGAAGAATACGGCTTTCCCCATGTGAATTTGAACCCTGTTCAAAAACTGGAAGGCGGCTGGGCGGATAGTGAGCCGGCGGCCGAATGTGTTGGTCAATGGCTGGCACAGGCATATGCGAAAAAACGCTTTATTCTTGATGTTAATGACCCGGAAGGGTATGAGGATACCCGTATCTATGCACAGGAACACAACCTGACAACGGAACAGCTTCGGGTGCAAATTTCGGACAATCTGGCAGCTTTGATTAAGCGAATGCTTGACCACGGTCTGAACGCCACTCTTTTGTGCACCGGCGGAGACACGCTCATGGCGTTAATGCAGGCGTTAGATGTTTCAGAGCTGACGCCAATTTGCGAAATGGCAACCGGCGTTGTTTTAACAGAATTTATTTACAAAGAAAAAACATATCATATTATTTCAAAATCCGGTGGTTTTGGATATCAGGATCTACTGATAAAATTAGCAGAAAAAATTTCCTGGAAATAA
- a CDS encoding sigma-54-dependent transcriptional regulator, protein MKNYIRVLGIAPYEGMKIQMLNLAKEYPQIDLTVYVGDMEQGLIIAQNNFHGDYDVVISRGATAQMLRRQLTIPVIEIEISMYDILCAIKLANGLKKKITMISFADIRNHVLPLCDLLECDIDIHTVDSIEAVEPTLRSLQEKQCETILCDVIVNTTAQRLGINSFLITSGMDSIRNAYNQVLLLCESQQYLRDENLFFRELIRGQIGQTIVFDSQGNLFLSTLEDPKPELLELLRQELSQGQQEGDQRISRSLRGMRYSIRVRQIASGTLRYTAFFFDERKLTVSSNQMGISFSGRAEAEAAYYNSIFSFAGNLQGFQQEIDQIGQSTAPVIFTGEDGTGKESVVSMLYIRGPLRNNPLVSINCSLLNDRSWVFLMEHHNSPLADEDSTLYFSNVDVLSLERQYQLIAVLTEMDVCRRNRVMISCVCQNGEYISKVGALFREKLSCLSLYLPPLRQLSHQIPTLMNLCLSHMNVNMPRQILGADPEALSLLQSYNWPHNYTQFRRVIGELAVTGTGQIITAENVRQVLLKERHVGAFSSQKENAATPLDLNRTLTEISQDIAIRVVNETGGNHTSAAKRLGISRTTLWRLMQK, encoded by the coding sequence ATGAAAAACTATATTCGTGTTTTGGGCATTGCGCCCTATGAGGGAATGAAAATTCAGATGCTCAATCTGGCGAAAGAATATCCCCAGATTGATTTGACAGTCTATGTTGGTGATATGGAGCAGGGCCTTATTATCGCCCAGAATAACTTTCATGGAGATTACGATGTGGTAATTTCCCGTGGTGCAACGGCGCAGATGCTGCGGCGGCAGCTAACCATTCCGGTTATTGAGATCGAAATTTCTATGTATGATATTCTCTGTGCCATCAAATTGGCCAACGGACTGAAAAAAAAGATTACCATGATTTCTTTCGCTGATATCCGAAACCATGTGCTGCCCTTATGCGACTTGCTGGAATGCGACATTGATATCCATACAGTGGATTCTATTGAGGCAGTGGAGCCGACTCTGCGCAGCCTTCAGGAGAAACAGTGTGAGACCATTCTCTGCGACGTGATTGTTAACACCACGGCACAGCGGCTGGGAATCAATTCTTTCCTTATCACCTCCGGAATGGACAGCATCCGAAATGCCTATAACCAGGTATTGCTGCTGTGCGAAAGCCAACAATACCTGCGGGATGAAAACTTGTTTTTTCGGGAGCTTATCCGAGGGCAGATCGGGCAGACGATTGTCTTTGACAGTCAGGGAAATCTGTTTCTGTCCACGCTGGAAGATCCAAAGCCTGAATTATTGGAATTGCTGCGCCAGGAACTATCCCAAGGACAGCAGGAGGGGGATCAGCGGATCAGCCGTTCTCTGAGAGGCATGCGCTACTCCATTCGTGTCCGGCAAATTGCCAGCGGTACTTTGAGATATACCGCTTTTTTCTTCGATGAAAGAAAATTGACCGTATCCTCAAACCAGATGGGAATCAGTTTCTCCGGCCGGGCAGAGGCAGAGGCAGCTTATTACAACAGCATTTTCAGCTTTGCGGGAAATCTCCAGGGCTTTCAGCAGGAAATTGACCAAATAGGCCAAAGTACCGCCCCTGTCATCTTCACAGGCGAGGATGGCACAGGTAAGGAATCTGTCGTCAGCATGCTTTACATCAGGGGCCCGCTGCGGAATAACCCCTTAGTATCCATCAACTGCAGCCTGCTGAACGACCGCAGCTGGGTGTTTCTTATGGAGCATCACAACTCCCCATTGGCAGACGAGGACAGCACCCTATACTTTTCAAATGTGGATGTATTATCTCTGGAACGGCAGTACCAGCTAATCGCTGTTCTGACAGAGATGGATGTGTGCCGGCGAAACAGGGTAATGATTTCCTGTGTTTGTCAGAACGGTGAATATATATCCAAAGTAGGTGCCCTTTTCCGGGAAAAACTTTCCTGTCTTTCCTTGTACTTACCCCCGTTGCGCCAGCTCTCTCATCAGATTCCCACTTTGATGAATCTATGTCTGAGCCACATGAACGTCAACATGCCCCGGCAGATTCTGGGTGCAGACCCGGAAGCGCTGTCTCTGCTGCAAAGTTACAACTGGCCCCATAATTACACCCAATTCCGCCGGGTAATTGGGGAACTTGCGGTAACGGGTACAGGCCAAATCATCACCGCCGAAAATGTCCGTCAGGTACTGCTTAAGGAACGGCACGTTGGTGCTTTCTCCTCCCAGAAAGAAAATGCCGCCACTCCTCTGGATTTAAACCGTACGCTTACAGAGATCAGTCAGGACATCGCTATCCGGGTGGTCAATGAAACCGGGGGCAACCACACCTCAGCAGCCAAACGTTTGGGCATCAGCCGCACAACCCTATGGCGTCTGATGCAAAAATAA
- a CDS encoding class I SAM-dependent methyltransferase gives MNNKLENPNRLAELTPKDTLRRIGLKDGDTFCDVGAGTGIFTFAAAEITNNKIYAVEISNEMLEVLRVRTEEKKLENVMIINGIQAMPESSCSVILLCTVLHEVPDVQKMVNEIKRIITKGGVLSVIEFHKRQTPMGPSVEHRLDRIQLAEDLRNYGLHQLQHFELGENFYCSVFRCMD, from the coding sequence ATGAATAATAAACTGGAGAATCCAAACAGACTTGCGGAACTGACCCCAAAGGACACACTCAGACGAATCGGCCTCAAAGACGGAGATACTTTCTGTGATGTTGGAGCCGGTACGGGAATATTTACATTCGCTGCTGCTGAAATAACAAATAATAAAATATATGCAGTGGAGATTTCCAACGAAATGCTGGAGGTATTGCGGGTAAGAACAGAAGAAAAGAAGCTTGAAAATGTCATGATCATAAACGGCATTCAAGCAATGCCGGAATCATCCTGCAGTGTTATTTTGCTTTGTACCGTTTTACATGAAGTGCCTGATGTGCAGAAAATGGTAAATGAAATAAAGAGGATAATCACCAAAGGCGGAGTGTTGTCTGTTATAGAGTTTCATAAACGGCAAACGCCCATGGGGCCTTCAGTTGAGCATCGCTTGGATCGTATACAGCTGGCGGAAGACCTTCGTAACTATGGATTACATCAGTTACAGCATTTTGAGCTGGGAGAGAATTTTTACTGTTCTGTTTTCAGATGCATGGATTAA
- a CDS encoding NifB/NifX family molybdenum-iron cluster-binding protein yields MIIAVPYENKQVFQHFGKTETFKIYEVSDGRITAAEILSADGRGHGELIDILKKRKVSVLICGGIGSGAQNLLIENGIQFFGGVIGEADKAVEDYLQEKLNYDSNVTCGHHHEEGHICEGHDHGCEPH; encoded by the coding sequence ATGATCATTGCAGTACCTTATGAGAACAAACAGGTGTTTCAACATTTTGGGAAAACGGAAACCTTCAAAATTTATGAAGTAAGTGATGGCAGAATTACCGCTGCAGAAATCCTTTCTGCAGATGGCCGCGGACATGGTGAACTCATTGACATTCTTAAAAAGCGAAAGGTTTCCGTGCTGATCTGCGGGGGCATTGGCAGCGGCGCCCAAAATTTGTTGATCGAAAATGGCATACAATTCTTTGGCGGAGTAATTGGTGAGGCGGATAAGGCTGTAGAGGATTATCTACAGGAAAAGCTGAATTACGATTCCAATGTTACATGTGGTCATCACCATGAGGAGGGTCATATTTGTGAGGGACACGACCATGGCTGTGAGCCTCACTGA
- a CDS encoding DUF134 domain-containing protein: MPRPHKCRRVCCMPQSKVFGPLDTPELSEQAISMAIDEFEAIRLIDLEGLTQEECAGRMGVARTTAQAIYNSARVKLAECLVTGKKLYLEGGNYVLCNDRTSHCGCRHCHREQHPERTAAGEKDIQSHTCDEQSE, from the coding sequence ATGCCAAGACCTCACAAATGCAGGCGGGTATGCTGTATGCCTCAGAGCAAGGTTTTCGGTCCGCTGGATACTCCGGAATTAAGTGAACAGGCAATCAGCATGGCTATTGATGAATTTGAGGCAATCAGACTTATCGATCTGGAAGGGCTGACACAGGAAGAATGCGCCGGGCGGATGGGGGTTGCCAGAACAACGGCACAGGCAATCTATAACAGTGCCCGTGTCAAATTAGCGGAGTGTCTTGTGACGGGAAAGAAGCTGTACCTGGAAGGCGGTAATTATGTCCTTTGCAATGACCGCACATCTCATTGCGGCTGCAGACATTGCCATAGGGAACAGCATCCGGAAAGAACGGCTGCGGGAGAGAAGGACATTCAGTCCCATACCTGTGATGAACAATCAGAATGA
- a CDS encoding FtsX-like permease family protein: MNSYLGLVSEYAKVHKKKNRLTVICIAISVMLVTAIFGMADMSLKSQINESIRRYGNWHAIVSDISDDTAASIDSRGDINVSGFLGMADAITYQGKELIVQSSSEELAKQMNLVVSDGRYPESEQEALLDSQGLEQFGLSIGDTIEIDFSDGKARQYKITGIYGDFSSLQGTDAHGLQLSTAGMRTLPSELYQEYDYIQFKNGVNINQALSEIKAEYGLTDKQVSTNAMLLGLMGQSNDTTVLEVYLTAAILFILVTMTGTFMIASSFSMSILERTQFFGLLRCLGATKKQIKRYIRLEGLQYCIKGIPIGLLAGCVILWTALFFLNRLNSEYLPEMPMFQISWIGMASGIIMGFLVVLLASKSPTKKAARVSPQAAVTGNINKTNNLQINRASNTRMLHVDTAMGVRHAFSNKKSMVLIAGSFAISIVLFLCFSILITFMNHALNPLKPYAPDLSIEGTQDTVLLKRSLKEEINALPHIENIYGRMFYTDIPASDKRDTNTATLVSYDEPQFAWAEDSLITGSIENVKNGNGVLVDYGYSQEFNWQIGDTITLNMNGKLHEVQVAGIVSDVPLDSANGEWIILCSENTFTALTGVDCYKIIDIQVKQDISGQVRSLITPEMKLLDFQQHNSEVRTSYLAMAVFVYGFLMVIALVALINIINTVNASVSSRIGNYGMMRAVGMSGKQLKKMVTAEAAAYAISGSLTGGILGLILHRFFFGMLITSNWGELWQPPLVVLTAVILAAILTTFIAVISPTKKIEKMSIVNIMNAG, from the coding sequence ATGAACAGCTATCTTGGTCTTGTTTCAGAATATGCAAAAGTACATAAAAAGAAAAATAGGCTGACTGTAATATGTATTGCCATATCCGTCATGCTGGTAACAGCTATTTTCGGTATGGCCGATATGAGCCTGAAATCCCAAATTAATGAATCGATACGCCGGTATGGTAACTGGCACGCTATTGTTTCAGATATTTCAGACGATACAGCAGCCTCCATAGACAGTCGCGGTGATATCAATGTATCCGGTTTTTTGGGTATGGCTGATGCGATAACATATCAGGGAAAGGAACTTATTGTTCAGAGCAGCAGCGAAGAGCTTGCGAAACAAATGAATTTGGTTGTTTCTGATGGACGTTATCCTGAATCGGAGCAAGAAGCCTTGCTTGACAGTCAGGGTCTTGAACAGTTTGGTCTTTCCATTGGTGACACAATTGAAATTGATTTTTCTGACGGAAAGGCAAGGCAGTATAAAATCACTGGAATCTACGGTGATTTCTCTAGCCTGCAAGGTACGGACGCTCACGGTTTACAGCTGTCAACTGCTGGAATGCGTACGCTTCCGTCTGAACTATATCAAGAGTATGATTACATTCAATTCAAAAACGGTGTAAATATCAATCAGGCGCTTTCGGAAATCAAAGCGGAATATGGTCTGACTGATAAACAGGTTTCCACAAATGCCATGCTACTTGGCCTAATGGGACAGAGCAATGACACCACTGTGTTAGAAGTTTATCTTACAGCTGCAATTTTATTTATTCTTGTGACAATGACAGGTACATTCATGATTGCCAGCAGCTTTAGCATGAGCATTTTGGAAAGGACACAATTTTTCGGATTGCTGCGCTGTCTTGGAGCAACCAAAAAGCAAATCAAACGATATATCCGACTTGAGGGACTTCAGTATTGTATAAAAGGAATACCTATCGGATTATTGGCCGGATGTGTTATATTGTGGACAGCACTCTTTTTTTTAAACAGGCTGAACTCGGAATATCTTCCTGAAATGCCAATGTTCCAGATCAGCTGGATTGGTATGGCTTCGGGAATTATAATGGGCTTCCTGGTTGTTTTGCTTGCTTCAAAATCTCCCACAAAAAAAGCCGCCAGGGTATCTCCTCAAGCTGCTGTAACGGGCAATATCAATAAAACCAATAATTTGCAAATAAACAGAGCGTCAAACACAAGAATGCTTCACGTAGATACCGCAATGGGTGTTCGCCACGCTTTTTCCAATAAAAAGAGCATGGTGTTGATTGCGGGTTCTTTTGCAATCAGCATAGTCCTGTTCTTGTGCTTTTCAATCTTAATTACCTTTATGAACCATGCGTTAAATCCGTTGAAGCCTTATGCGCCTGATTTATCCATCGAGGGAACCCAGGATACCGTTCTGCTTAAACGTTCACTCAAAGAAGAAATAAATGCACTTCCTCATATAGAGAATATCTATGGACGTATGTTTTACACAGACATTCCTGCAAGCGACAAACGGGATACCAATACGGCCACACTGGTTTCCTATGACGAGCCTCAATTTGCGTGGGCAGAAGATTCGCTTATTACCGGCAGTATTGAAAATGTTAAAAACGGAAACGGTGTATTGGTTGATTACGGGTATTCACAGGAATTTAATTGGCAGATTGGCGATACGATTACGCTGAACATGAACGGAAAGCTGCATGAGGTACAGGTTGCCGGTATTGTTTCCGATGTTCCCCTTGATTCAGCTAATGGCGAGTGGATTATTCTTTGCTCAGAAAACACATTTACAGCCTTAACCGGGGTAGATTGTTATAAAATTATTGATATACAGGTTAAGCAGGACATTTCCGGTCAGGTCAGAAGTCTGATTACACCGGAAATGAAACTGCTGGATTTTCAGCAACATAACAGCGAGGTACGCACAAGTTATCTCGCAATGGCAGTATTTGTATATGGATTTTTGATGGTCATTGCACTCGTTGCCTTAATCAATATTATCAACACGGTAAACGCAAGTGTTTCCAGTCGTATTGGCAACTATGGCATGATGCGTGCAGTGGGCATGTCAGGTAAACAGCTTAAAAAAATGGTAACGGCTGAGGCTGCTGCTTACGCTATATCCGGCAGCCTGACGGGAGGAATTTTAGGACTAATTTTACACCGTTTCTTCTTCGGAATGTTGATAACATCCAATTGGGGAGAGCTTTGGCAGCCGCCGCTTGTGGTTTTGACTGCTGTCATTTTAGCCGCGATCCTAACAACCTTTATCGCGGTGATTTCACCAACTAAGAAGATCGAAAAAATGAGCATTGTTAATATTATGAATGCAGGATAA
- a CDS encoding ABC transporter ATP-binding protein, which produces MDLLEVRTISKTYGTGEAAVNALKNVSFSIPKGEFAAIIGESGSGKSTLLNMIGALDTPASGKVLIDGNDIFSMKDEKLTIFRRRNIGFVFQAFNLIPELNVEQNITFPVLLDYKKPDQAYVEEILAVLSLKDRRNHLPRQLSGGQQQRVAIGRALITRPMLILADEPTGNLDSQNSSEVISLLKTASKRYQQTIIMITHNRSIASAADRVLQVSDGVLTDLGGYTQ; this is translated from the coding sequence ATGGATTTATTAGAAGTGAGAACAATTAGCAAAACCTATGGTACAGGTGAAGCTGCGGTCAATGCACTAAAGAATGTGAGCTTTTCGATTCCTAAAGGAGAATTTGCTGCCATTATAGGGGAATCCGGCTCCGGAAAAAGCACATTGCTTAACATGATCGGTGCACTGGACACTCCTGCTTCCGGCAAGGTGTTAATTGACGGCAATGATATATTCAGCATGAAAGATGAAAAGCTTACTATCTTTCGCCGCAGAAACATTGGTTTTGTTTTTCAGGCGTTTAATCTGATACCGGAACTTAATGTGGAGCAGAACATTACATTTCCCGTTCTGCTGGACTATAAAAAGCCGGATCAGGCTTATGTAGAGGAAATTCTAGCTGTGTTGTCCTTGAAGGACAGGCGGAATCACCTGCCACGGCAGTTATCCGGCGGTCAGCAGCAGAGGGTAGCCATAGGACGTGCTTTGATTACCCGTCCTATGCTGATTCTTGCAGATGAACCGACCGGAAATCTGGACAGCCAAAACAGCAGTGAGGTTATATCGCTTTTAAAAACAGCGTCTAAACGCTATCAGCAGACAATTATCATGATTACTCATAACCGGAGCATTGCTTCTGCGGCTGACCGTGTGCTGCAAGTGTCGGACGGTGTTCTCACAGATCTAGGGGGATATACCCAATGA
- a CDS encoding sensor histidine kinase: MKIFTNTDIRNFFIAISCILGGFILLFQLLIWLFYGTWNLVILLLSLFAALCILGVCFLYFRKQNQIMEEAISKINLFLSGNTDIRIDCDKEGSLYKLFHAVNTLATVLNAHTVKEQKLKEFLKGNISDISHQLKTPLAALTIYNSLLQDETEDIAAVKEFAVKSEKEIERIEMLVQSLLKITKLDAGAIIIKKAPESVENMINDIYQHFEFRAKGEKKIITLSGPDDTRLFCDRDWIIEAISNIVKNALDHTNAGSQITIEWKKLPSVTQITIKDNGSGIHPEDIHHIFKRFYRSRFSKDTQGIGLGLPLAKTIVEAHDGTITVDSVLGKGSIFVMNFLNLTKM; the protein is encoded by the coding sequence GTGAAGATTTTTACCAATACGGATATTAGAAATTTTTTTATTGCAATATCGTGTATATTGGGCGGTTTTATCCTTTTATTTCAGTTACTAATATGGCTGTTTTACGGCACATGGAACCTTGTCATACTGTTGCTGTCTTTGTTCGCTGCATTGTGTATTTTAGGCGTTTGCTTTCTTTATTTTCGTAAGCAAAATCAGATTATGGAAGAAGCCATATCTAAAATCAATTTATTCCTTTCAGGGAATACGGATATCCGAATTGATTGCGATAAGGAAGGCAGTCTGTATAAGCTTTTCCATGCAGTCAACACATTGGCTACAGTACTCAATGCTCATACAGTAAAAGAACAGAAACTAAAAGAGTTTTTGAAAGGTAATATTTCTGATATTTCTCATCAGCTAAAAACACCCCTTGCCGCTCTCACGATTTACAACAGTCTGTTACAAGATGAAACAGAAGATATTGCCGCGGTAAAGGAATTTGCAGTAAAATCAGAGAAAGAGATTGAGCGGATTGAAATGCTTGTTCAAAGCCTCTTGAAAATCACGAAGCTGGACGCAGGGGCTATTATTATAAAAAAAGCACCTGAAAGTGTAGAAAATATGATAAATGATATCTATCAGCATTTTGAATTTCGTGCCAAAGGGGAAAAGAAAATTATTACCTTGTCAGGGCCAGATGACACCCGGCTTTTTTGTGACAGAGATTGGATCATAGAAGCTATTAGTAACATTGTAAAAAATGCACTCGACCATACGAACGCAGGAAGTCAGATTACAATTGAGTGGAAAAAACTCCCGTCTGTCACACAGATAACCATAAAGGATAATGGAAGCGGCATACACCCTGAAGATATACACCATATTTTTAAGCGGTTTTACCGCAGCCGCTTTTCAAAGGATACGCAAGGAATTGGCCTTGGACTGCCTCTTGCAAAAACAATCGTGGAAGCACATGACGGTACCATCACAGTGGACAGTGTATTAGGTAAAGGAAGCATATTTGTTATGAATTTTCTTAACCTTACTAAGATGTAA